In the genome of Zygosaccharomyces rouxii strain CBS732 chromosome G complete sequence, the window tagtGTCCCCACGTTCCTCTATGGCTGGCGGTAGAGCCCAATCCCACATGGACGATCTAGATACTTTATTCGATTTTGGTacctcttcatcatctcaAAATAACGGCAACGACAACATAGACAAGGGAGTAGCGGACTTGAACCTAGGACAAGCAGAGCAACAACAaaaccaacaacaacaaactCAGACACAGAGCAAAATTAATTCCAACACGCAAGATCTCTTAGACCTTTTCTAAGAAAGCTCATCTAATAGACCTCGGTTCTTCCATCACTcatataaatatatatttttaaGGTATGTACAAAGTTATGCAAAGGGAACAGTATTTCATGCACTTGCAAAATATATCATCTACTAACTTCTACTTCTCTTAATTTGCTCCTCCAGTCTATTGATTTTCCTTTCCACTATCTTATCCCTTTCCTGATCTAGGTATTTCGTATCCACTTGATAGAAAAGTATACATTCAGTCATCTTATCACGCTGTTTCTCACATGCAGGAAACAACTTAAGACCATTAGCCTTGGCACATTCTGCCATTGACCTCACTAAATCATCACATTTCTTATATGCTGTCTGCTTCAAATTCGAGCGAGCTTCCTTCTCTTCTCGAGGTGAAAGCACCCATATAGGCAATCTAGCATCGTGGTTCGAAATATTTGAGCCTTGAGACATGATACTCGGGTGCTCTTGGGCTCTTTTTATCACTCTAGTCTCGGCTAATATTTCGTTATGtatttgaacttttttcaacaacCCAGGtgaatagaaaaaaaaatactCTTGTACTGGCCATCTCATCGTTACAACAATATACTAGAATAAAAGCTCGAAATATCCATTATGTTTGGTCCATTCAAGGCTACTAATGCACTATTCGGGGGTCTGCTTTGGAAAGTTCCTTGGAGGATGTCTTCTCACCAGAAGCAAAGGGTTAGAGATAGATTGAGAGATGTTGATGGTGTGGTTAAACAGATCAATTTAGGTCTTCACGTTCAAAGGTGTGAAACCAAAGACATTCAATATGATGAAGCCATTAATGCCCGTAAGATGTTCAAACCTAGAGTCAAATCTCTGCGTCTTTTGAACAAACCGTCCGTTTTCCCCAGAGAATCTCAAATGTCATCAAAGGATAAATACAGTGTGTTTGATAAGAAAGCTCGTGGATACAGAAAGGGCATCCACAAAGTTCCAAAATGGACTAAATTGTCGTTGAGGACAAATCCTCGTTTCTTCTGATTTATTCTCCTTGTAAATATAATGTGTGTACCTTCCTTTATGATGTAAAGTTCGATTTAGACTTCGATATTTTCTCCCAAATAAATTtagttttgaagaaatcacTTAGATCACTGTCGATTGGTAAGATATCAACATCGTTATTAGGATCCTTTATTAGTACCTGGCCattttcttgatcaatgatGACCCCCATAGATCTATAAAGTTTTAGCTTCAAAATATTGGCCCTTGCAACTGGATCTTGTAGAAGTTGGCTCTCATCAGGagattctgaagaatcTTGGTCTCTAGTATCCTTAACCAATTTTACTATTTTCTCGTCTAATTCGCTTCTCATAGATACGATGGACTGTTCCAATTCGTCTAATTCCTTTACGTAGTCGACAATCTGTCTTTGACTTGCCAATTCTTGAGATTCCTGTCTCACTCGATCTAAAGATGTGGTCAATTCATTTACCTGATCATTTTCGGTTTTCAATTGCGATTCCAACGTCGATATCTCTCCCTCTTTGGAAGCTAACTTTTGTCTTGACTGTGCTTGTATTTGATCCAACTTTTCATCTATGCCACCAATTGCAGCAACATCCTCTTgaatgataaaattttcCCTTACTTGCCTCAGTAGCTCTGCTGGATTCTCTAACAGTTCATTACTCGCCATCTTTTCtgcaattcttttcttatGATATACATATATCTATATCTATATCTATATCGGTTAAAGATACTTGGATCTAAGCTCATCACGGCCTTAATACAAACAATAAAGACACCAACAAGACATGACAAATTCAACCAAAGAGCGTCAGTACGCTCATATGGCTCAACAGCTACAAGTACTACAAGCTAATTTGGCAGAAACTTCACGTCAGTTGGAAGTAATGTCAAGACAGTGCAATAAGAATATCGTCGGTCAATTGGGTAGAGTACATGCAAGTTGGTTTATGGCAAGTAATAGACACTTCGAGGAAGAGATGTTAGGTAGAAATAAATGAAACGAAGAGACATTATACGAATTAATTAGAATTACATGCTTCTTatttttgataatttgCTTTTCTATTTACCATTAGTCGATTGTGTTTGTGATTGTGATTGTGATTGTGATTGTGATTGAGATTCTCGTTTTGATGCCTGTTCCTCCATTTTCCTCTGTTTCCTAGCTAATTTAACTTCATATTCATGGCAACCAGCATATCCTTCTAAGACAAGCGGTTCTGGTTGAGGgtcttctttgaaaaatggacTCTGTAATGCCGTTGTTGCTGATAACCTTTTGTCCTGATTATAATCAAGGAGACCCTCAGCTAATTGGAAACACGATTCTGATGGAATCACATTGCCAAATCTATTTCTAAAGACAGTTGGATACTTTTCACTGTGTTGTGGTATGACCATAAAAAACCAAGGCATCTCAAATAAATTAGGCCATTGATCAATCGTTGGTGTCCCcatgattttgaaaatagaaTCCAATTGTTCTAGTTCATTTTGGCCCTGGAATGCCGCCGTTttgttgaacaattctACTAGGACACATCCACACCCCCACATGTCCACTTCTTCAGAATATTTAGTCGTACCCAATAATAATTCTGGTGGTCTATACCAAAGTGTAATGACACGATTTGTATAATCCTTATCCCTCTTCATTCTTCTCGCTAATCCAAAATCTGTTATCCTTAAACGTCCTTTATTGTCAACTAAAATATTGGATCCTTTAATATCACGATGCAGTACACCATTATCATGAAGATACTCCATTCCTTGTAACAattgttggaaaatatGTTTACACTGCGCAACGTTAATTTCTATCTGTTTGTTTAATAAAAGTCCACTTAAATCGTTATCAGCGTAATCAAATATCATATAAACGGTCTTTTGAGATTCCACCATGATTTCTGTTAATGTCGATACGTTCGGATGATCGAAGCTTTGCAGCAGTTTAATCTCTCTAATTGATGTAATGGGAAAACCTTCTCTCTCACTTTCTAATcgtaatttcttcaatgcaACCATCCTTCCGGTCACAGTATTACGTGCCTTGTAAACTTTACCATAAGTACCTTCTCCAACTTGTAGGATCCTTTCATAAATAGATGTGtttctcttttgaattAGAAATGATGGATTTATTTTCCTCGAATCTACTCTTCTTAATTCACCATTTGCCGGCctactattattactattaccgttattattattgttattattattattatgacTATGATGGCCGTTACGATTATgaccattattattgttattatcatACCTCGACATGCTAACCTTAGGGCCTTTCGGTAACTGTGAAAGAAGTGGATCCATAttctgttgttgttgccTCTTATTTAAGCCAATAGGACGATTCACATCCCCACTATTGTTGGTATTACTTGCATTATTATATCGTGAGCCTTCATATCGTGACATCGGTCTAGCATCATTACTATTGGCATTATTATTCCTGTTAAAACGAAAGTTATTCCCTGGATGACGTGGTGATTGTTGTCCACTTGGACGTGTCGGTAATGGAGGTTGTGGTCGATTATTAGCCCTTAGTCTTTTAGGAGCAGGTCTTGGCGGTGGTGGATTACCAGCTCGttttctaaaattttgacGATCTACTAACGTTAGTAATGGGAACCATAATATAAAAGTTGTATGACTGAAATCCGTGAGATACATACTATTACCGTATGGCATGTTGATCAGCTCTTTGACCTTCACTTGtatcaatttgttcaattgaaactGTATTTGTACAGTATATAATATAGgtttttttcatcttttttttcaacaaggCGAAATGATGAcgagatgagatgagatgaggtCAAAATACTCCCAAGacaaataaaaaataaagaatttaagAGTAGTAccctttgtaaattttcGTCCAGTTCATGAATaatttttaccaataaTACATTCTACGTAGTCTACGCTAATAGTGTTACCAGATTCCTGTTACGCTCTAGGAAACTTCAAAATCTCTAAAGTCCTTGTTGTTAAAGGCCGGATTATCGTAATTTTGATAAGTGCCCTCACGAGAAGAAGGCACATCGTCCCTTAACGACAAGgtttcaccatcatcatcttcatctttgattttAGGAAAACTTGAGCTTGCTTCCTCCAATAATGGTGAGGAACGATCGAAAAAATCGATAAATTTAATGACATTGGAAATAACCAAAGTATCTACTTTTTCACCCCAGATTAAATCTAAATGCTCGTGATTTTCCACTTTAATGTCAAAAACTCCTCTTTTTGGTAGATTCTCCTTCATAACATGTATGTCAACAAGTGAATCATTACCACCGTAAATTAAAAGAATAGGGATTTTTATGTTCGTCCTCGTGGGGAAACATGCAGTTTGATATGGTTTTTGTATGACGTTGATAAAACCGTCAGACTCCTCaaacatttgaaatttctgcGCATGCAAAATTTGGAACCAATGCACCACAGATTTTACGCTCGTTGTAGAATAAAGTTTTGCGTAAGAAACCATCTTTTGATCGGGTGTAATGTTTCTCGTCCTCCAGTTGAATAGTTGTCGATTACCAAAGTCAATCATCCAATTGAATATCTTGGGGTGTAGCGTTTTCTGCCACAGCACAGCTGTGGGCAGTAAAATTCTACGACCAAATAACAGGTACATGAGTCTTGGGGACAACTTGGCCAATTTATCCGCGATTCTGTTATGCAATCTATGAGGTGTCATGGCAGGTGATATGGCAATAAACTGTGAAACCTTCTTATTCAACTCTTCACTTAATGAGAATGCCGCAAACATTTGAGCCGAACCCTGGGAGAATCCAATACAGATTAGCTGGGGTACTTTAGTCCTCCTTAGAACAAATTCAACTGAATTAGGTATATCAAAGAATGCAAATTCATCGATAGAAAAGTCCCAGAATTTACGAGATTTGGGCATTCTGGTTAGATGTGCTGTTGAGTACTTGTTGCCCCTGTTATTACCCATCCAAACGTCGAACCCTAAGTCGTGTAGTacaaatggtaaattatTATCCCGCTTGATGTTGCAAACCCAAACGTCTGAACACATAAGTAGACCATGATGCAAATACACAATCTTACCATTAAACGTTCCCGGTTTGGGCGGAATTCTGTGTAATGTCAAGATGTAGTCATCCTCGGTTCTCACTAGATGGTCTTCCACTTCCACACCAAACACCCGACACATCTCATGGATAGTGGGGGATAACCTCAGCTGCAGCTCTGTAGGTGATTCTGCactttcttcaaacttATTGATAGCCCATGTTGCCACTCTAATAACCTCCTTGGGAATTAGTCTCAACAGCAGTGCTAAAAGGGTCTCCAAATAGACCAAACATATCACTAAGGATTCTGTAATGGATATTCTCATGGATACACTGCACTGTAAATCCTCCTAACCGTCGTCCgcttctttcttttgagTATAATATGCATATGCATGTATATGTACTTATGTAAGGATGAGTTTCTACCATACAGACCACGCAAGCCCGCGATGATgttaatgataaaaataGTATTGGGATAGTTGTAATAAATAAATAGTATAAATAGAGATCGTATACATGACGGGGATAGGTTTGAATTATgtttatttgaaaagaaaagtggTACCAGCAACAGCGGTGAATGCTAGTACGGCCCAACCGGTTCTGATAACACCAGGGTTAGTGACCTGTTTACCCAAATCCCAAACCAAATGTCTGACACCATTAGAAATGTGGAAGGCGAAAAGGTAGGCAACACCTCCCTTGGCGGTCCAGTCAAACCATGTTGGGACCTTTTCCTTGTACCATGTAGTCAAGTTTTCGGTGTTTAAGCCTAGGCCAAACAATGTAGAGACACCGAATGCGATGGTTAAACAGTAGAATGCGGCACCAAGCATAACACCAGAGACACGGTGTAAGGAGGATAGGTACCAGGTCATTTGAGGTTGATAAATGGTCAAATGAGGAGAAATTGGtctgttctttctttgtgCTCTTAAAAtctgtaattcttcatcgaaACTTGTCTTGACTGTGGATTGGTATCTCTTGGCTAGTTGTCTGGTAAGAGTGGTTGAGCGGGAGACCACAGATGGTCTTAGGAAGAGTGATGATCTGTTCAAGCCTAATTGAATCAACATGGCGGGGATGATCTGTGCTGATAAGTGACCTTGGtttctcttttaatttACAATGCGATATGGAGAGTCTCTGAAATCGTCCCTACTTTAAATGTTCTTAACTTTTACAACCTATTGACAACATCGGAAGAAAATCATCGGTGCCGAGAACCGGGAGTAtcacgtgaatatcacatGTCTCTAGAGCACGTGAATATCATGTGACCACGACAACATGGCAAACCTATGCGTATATGCACCACTTATCCCGTAATAGTCCAAACGAGCATGGTGGTTCGCAATCGTTCGCAATCGTTTGTATCCACAGCGCTGCAAATATGTGCGTTCCACTGCATCCCCCTTCAAGATACCCCGGTTCACAGGTTTTATTTACTCGGTCTGCTCCGCCTACGTAATACGTTATTAAGCATAATATACAATAACTCCGCCGCAACGTCATCCCATATGGCGGGATGATTTGCATATGAAGATCTGCTATTGAATACGGCTTCTCGACGTTTCTTGACCCTAATTCATTGCcactttaaattttttgaaaagcGACTCTAGATCCCTTAATCACAAATAGCAAAACTTTAGGGCATCCACACTATATAAGGAGAACGAATAAGGGACTGGGGGTATGGTAGACACGGAGTATCCAAAATAAAATACCTAACTGTAGAATAAATATTCAAGATGGTATTTGGACATCATAGTAACAAAGAAAAGTCTCAAGGTGAATACGTCGAAGTCCTCTACGAGTTTAAACCTCAGAATAAAGAAGATCTACATATAAAACCCGGGGATAAGGTCGAAGTGGTGGAAAAATTATCTGCGGACTGGTACAAGGGTAAATGCAATGGTAAGGAAGGTATGTTCCCTGCTAATTACGTAAAGCCTGTAGGCGGTGGAGATGCAGCTTCAAGACCGGCACCACCTCCACCTGAACAAGCTCAAGCTCAACCGCAACAAGAGGCCCCACAACCACAGGAGCAGCCCCAACAGCAAGGTCAGCCCATGGTGGTAGAGCAAGACAAGCCCAAGCACCGTCACCACGCCCTGGGTAAAGTCGGCAGTAAGTTGGGTAACGCTGCCATCTTTGGTGTCGGTGCGACATTAGGTAACGATTTGGTTGACTCCATTT includes:
- the HSK3 gene encoding Hsk3p (highly similar to YKL138c-a); translated protein: MTNSTKERQYAHMAQQLQVLQANLAETSRQLEVMSRQCNKNIVGQLGRVHASWFMASNRHFEEEMLGRNK
- the CMC1 gene encoding Cmc1p (similar to uniprot|P36064 Saccharomyces cerevisiae YKL137W Hypothetical ORF), whose protein sequence is MRWPVQEYFFFYSPGLLKKVQIHNEILAETRVIKRAQEHPSIMSQGSNISNHDARLPIWVLSPREEKEARSNLKQTAYKKCDDLVRSMAECAKANGLKLFPACEKQRDKMTECILFYQVDTKYLDQERDKIVERKINRLEEQIKRSRS
- the CTK1 gene encoding cyclin-dependent serine/threonine protein kinase CTK1 (similar to uniprot|Q03957 Saccharomyces cerevisiae YKL139W CTK1 Catalytic (alpha) subunit of C-terminal domain kinase I (CTDK-I) which phosphorylates the C- terminal repeated domain of the RNA polymerase II large subunit (Rpo21p) to affect both transcription and pre-mRNA 3' end processing), with translation MPYGNSMYLTDFSHTTFILWFPLLTLVDRQNFRKRAGNPPPPRPAPKRLRANNRPQPPLPTRPSGQQSPRHPGNNFRFNRNNNANSNDARPMSRYEGSRYNNASNTNNSGDVNRPIGLNKRQQQQNMDPLLSQLPKGPKVSMSRYDNNNNNGHNRNGHHSHNNNNNNNNNGNSNNSRPANGELRRVDSRKINPSFLIQKRNTSIYERILQVGEGTYGKVYKARNTVTGRMVALKKLRLESEREGFPITSIREIKLLQSFDHPNVSTLTEIMVESQKTVYMIFDYADNDLSGLLLNKQIEINVAQCKHIFQQLLQGMEYLHDNGVLHRDIKGSNILVDNKGRLRITDFGLARRMKRDKDYTNRVITLWYRPPELLLGTTKYSEEVDMWGCGCVLVELFNKTAAFQGQNELEQLDSIFKIMGTPTIDQWPNLFEMPWFFMVIPQHSEKYPTVFRNRFGNVIPSESCFQLAEGLLDYNQDKRLSATTALQSPFFKEDPQPEPLVLEGYAGCHEYEVKLARKQRKMEEQASKRESQSQSQSQSQSQTQSTNGK
- the TGL1 gene encoding sterol esterase (similar to uniprot|P34163 Saccharomyces cerevisiae YKL140W TGL1 Steryl ester hydrolase one of three gene products (Yeh1p Yeh2p Tgl1p) responsible for steryl ester hydrolase activity and involved in sterol homeostasis localized to lipid particle membranes), coding for MRISITESLVICLVYLETLLALLLRLIPKEVIRVATWAINKFEESAESPTELQLRLSPTIHEMCRVFGVEVEDHLVRTEDDYILTLHRIPPKPGTFNGKIVYLHHGLLMCSDVWVCNIKRDNNLPFVLHDLGFDVWMGNNRGNKYSTAHLTRMPKSRKFWDFSIDEFAFFDIPNSVEFVLRRTKVPQLICIGFSQGSAQMFAAFSLSEELNKKVSQFIAISPAMTPHRLHNRIADKLAKLSPRLMYLLFGRRILLPTAVLWQKTLHPKIFNWMIDFGNRQLFNWRTRNITPDQKMVSYAKLYSTTSVKSVVHWFQILHAQKFQMFEESDGFINVIQKPYQTACFPTRTNIKIPILLIYGGNDSLVDIHVMKENLPKRGVFDIKVENHEHLDLIWGEKVDTLVISNVIKFIDFFDRSSPLLEEASSSFPKIKDEDDDGETLSLRDDVPSSREGTYQNYDNPAFNNKDFRDFEVS
- the SDH3 gene encoding succinate dehydrogenase cytochrome b subunit SDH3 (similar to uniprot|P33421 Saccharomyces cerevisiae YKL141W SDH3 Cytochrome b subunit of succinate dehydrogenase (Sdh1p Sdh2p Sdh3p Sdh4p) which couples the oxidation of succinate to the transfer of electrons to ubiquinone and some similarites with YMR118C uniprot|Q04487 Saccharomyces cerevisiae YMR118C Hypothetical ORF, member of GLR.231), producing MLIQLGLNRSSLFLRPSVVSRSTTLTRQLAKRYQSTVKTSFDEELQILRAQRKNRPISPHLTIYQPQMTWYLSSLHRVSGVMLGAAFYCLTIAFGVSTLFGLGLNTENLTTWYKEKVPTWFDWTAKGGVAYLFAFHISNGVRHLVWDLGKQVTNPGVIRTGWAVLAFTAVAGTTFLFK
- a CDS encoding SH3 domain-containing protein (weakly similar to uniprot|Q06449 Saccharomyces cerevisiae YPR154W PIN3 Protein that induces appearance of [PIN ] prion when overproduced) translates to MVFGHHSNKEKSQGEYVEVLYEFKPQNKEDLHIKPGDKVEVVEKLSADWYKGKCNGKEGMFPANYVKPVGGGDAASRPAPPPPEQAQAQPQQEAPQPQEQPQQQGQPMVVEQDKPKHRHHALGKVGSKLGNAAIFGVGATLGNDLVDSIF
- the MRPL31 gene encoding mitochondrial 54S ribosomal protein mL60 (similar to uniprot|P14063 Saccharomyces cerevisiae YKL138C MRPL31 Mitochondrial ribosomal protein of the large subunit), translating into MFGPFKATNALFGGLLWKVPWRMSSHQKQRVRDRLRDVDGVVKQINLGLHVQRCETKDIQYDEAINARKMFKPRVKSLRLLNKPSVFPRESQMSSKDKYSVFDKKARGYRKGIHKVPKWTKLSLRTNPRFF
- the SPC24 gene encoding kinetochore-associated Ndc80 complex subunit SPC24 (similar to uniprot|Q04477 Saccharomyces cerevisiae YMR117C SPC24 Component of the evolutionarily conserved kinetochore-associated Ndc80 complex (Ndc80p-Nuf2p-Spc24p-Spc25p) involved in chromosome segregation spindle checkpoint activity and kinetochore clustering), whose amino-acid sequence is MASNELLENPAELLRQVRENFIIQEDVAAIGGIDEKLDQIQAQSRQKLASKEGEISTLESQLKTENDQVNELTTSLDRVRQESQELASQRQIVDYVKELDELEQSIVSMRSELDEKIVKLVKDTRDQDSSESPDESQLLQDPVARANILKLKLYRSMGVIIDQENGQVLIKDPNNDVDILPIDSDLSDFFKTKFIWEKISKSKSNFTS